One window from the genome of Anopheles merus strain MAF chromosome 3R, AmerM5.1, whole genome shotgun sequence encodes:
- the LOC121597217 gene encoding 37 kDa salivary gland allergen Aed a 2-like: MFVTGVLLFILLELFAQASQAFKALDPEEAWYVYERCHEDHLPSGPNRETYLKTWKFWKLEPNDAVTHCYVKCTLAGLQMYDEKTKTFKPETVPVQHEAYKSFTEVESSKVNELQQALSSLNAGSGSCAEVFNAYLPVHNKYVGVTRKIYHGTVGSVAKIYEAKPEIKKQEESFFAYCAKKALGVNGKEGYKKLRDYELGDKEEFRNAMDCVFRGFRYMDDSGLKVDEVVRDFTLINKSDLEPKVRSVLASCTGTQAYDYYSCLLNSSVKEDFRNAFYFHELRSANYGYLAMGKVYEGPEKVKEELKKLNY, from the exons ATGTTCGTGACAGGAGTGTtgctttttattcttcttgaGCTGTTTGCGCAG GCCTCACAAGCATTCAAAGCATTGGATCCTGAAGAGGCATGGTACGTGTACGAGCGCTGTCATGAAGATCACCTTCCATCGGGACCGAACAGGGAAACTTATCTGAAAACATGGAAATTTTGGAAGCTGGAACCCAACGATGCCGTCACACACTGCTACGTTAAGTGTACGCTGGCAGGTCTGCAAATGTACGACGAAAAGACCAAAACATTTAAG CCCGAAACGGTTCCCGTACAGCATGAAGCTTACAAATCATTTACCGAGGTCGAATCCAGCAAAGTCAACGAGTTACAGCAAGCCTTATCCTCGCTCAATGCCGGAAGTGGTAGCTGCGCGGAGGTGTTCAATGCTTACCTCCCCGTGCACAACAAGTATGTCGGTGTTACTCGGAAAATATACCATGGAACAGTTGGCAGTGTAGCTAAAATCTATGAAGCAAAACCAGAAATCAAGAAACAGGAAGAGTCTTTCTTTGCGTACTGTGCGAAGAAGGCTTTGGGTGTAAATGGAAAGGAAGGATATAAGAAGTTGCGCGATTACGAGCTTGGTGATAAGGAAGAGTTTAGGAATGCAATGGATTGTGTCTTCCGTGGTTTTCGGTACATGGATGATAGTGGTTTGAAG GTTGATGAGGTGGTGCGTGACTTCACCCTGATCAATAAGAGTGACCTGGAGCCTAAGGTGCGATCAGTGCTGGCAAGCTGCACCGGAACGCAAGCGTACGATTATTACTCCTGCCTGCTCAACAGCTCTGTGAAGGAAGACTTTAGGAATGCTTTCTACTTCCACGAACTACGATCCGCAAACTACGGCTATCTGGCGATGGGAAAAGTTTACGAAGGCCCGGAAAAGGTTAAGGAAGAGCTGAAGAAACTAAACTATTGA
- the LOC121596915 gene encoding 37 kDa salivary gland allergen Aed a 2-like — protein MIVAPVVLSIFLQLFVQAAQPWKALDPEQALYVYKRCYEDHLPAGSSRATYLKSWNAWKLEPNDAVTHCYAKCVLIGLQLYDEKDKAFKSERIPVQHEAYKTLNEANPREVTEYQQALASINAGDGSCVALYNAYLPVHNKFVDLSRKLYHGTVEGAAKIYAAMPQIKQKGESFFAYCAKKIWGGYNKKEWKRGRNYELSGSSQFKKVIDCIFRGLRYMDDSGLKVDEVVRDFNLINKSDLEPKVRSVLASCTGTQAYDYYSCLLKSPVKEDFKNAFDFHELRSADYAFLLRGKVYEGPEQVKEEMKHLNTTVHF, from the exons ATGATTGTGGCACCAGTAGTGTTGTCAATTTTTCTTCAACTGTTTGTGCAG GCAGCACAACCTTGGAAAGCGTTGGATCCTGAACAGGCCTTGTATGTGTACAAGCGCTGCTACGAAGATCACCTTCCCGCTGGATCAAGCCGTGCAACTTACCTAAAATCATGGAACGCTTGGAAGCTGGAACCCAACGATGCTGTCACACACTGTTACGCCAAATGTGTACTGATCGGTCTGCAACTCTATGATGAAAAGGACAAGGCATTTAAG TCTGAAAGGATCCCCGTTCAGCACGAAGCATACAAAACACTCAATGAAGCCAACCCCAGGGAAGTCACCGAATACCAGCAAGCCCTCGCTTCTATCAATGCTGGAGATGGTAGCTGCGTTGCGCTATATAACGCCTATCTCCCGGTGCACAACAAGTTTGTGGATCTTTCCCGCAAACTGTACCACGGTACGGTTGAGGGAGCAGCTAAAATCTATGCCGCAATGCCACAAATCAAGCAGAAAGGCGAGTCCTTCTTTGCATACTGCGCGAAGAAGATATGGGGCGGATACAACAAGAAGGAATGGAAGAGAGGCCGCAACTATGAACTTTCGGGTAGTTCGCAGTTCAAGAAAGTGATCGATTGTATCTTCCGCGGGTTGCGCTATATGGATGACAGTGGTTTGAAG GTTGATGAGGTGGTGcgtgacttcaacctgatcaatAAGAGTGACCTGGAGCCTAAGGTGCGATCAGTGCTGGCAAGCTGCACCGGTACGCAAGCGTACGATTATTATTCCTGCCTGCTGAAAAGCCCTGTGAAGGAAGATTTCAAGAATGCGTTTGACTTCCACGAACTACGATCTGCCGACTACGCCTTTCTACTACGAGGAAAGGTCTACGAAGGTCCAGAACAGGTTAAGGAGGAAATGAAGCATCTAAACACTACTGTCCATTTCTAA